A window of the Lactuca sativa cultivar Salinas chromosome 5, Lsat_Salinas_v11, whole genome shotgun sequence genome harbors these coding sequences:
- the LOC111910065 gene encoding uncharacterized protein LOC111910065, with product MTSLKLNEKFWCTYFPTTLEGNAGTWFKMLQPGRISNFAQLKYLFLTNFMQLRKYRGDSHSIIGCKQREGETVREYFTRFTNATLDVPGHDEGLIVEAFTWGLLPGPLSQKLMGKKPLTRAELKERVERYLRQEDGEAAKQAYLNAMTTKHHHPSHTDFRGGGRHYGQAKRPPMRFRPFVKDNRQGRRPEVYAVSEKQQPAKSPKSRYCEYHKSKTHDTVNCSVLKKDMEEKQLKGDLVEVARGLRAKFDVENAKGPPREGVQSREMFMIRNKRSREEQRGEQTTIKPSARALTFSIQDPRPDGWKGDNPLIIQTSIRDVTIHRVYVDTESSTDIIYEHCFRLLPDRWKDNLRPTTGRLVGFTGHSLWPLGTIHLPLTITSHDNQRKKTALIDFVVIRHSTKHDIILGRTTLLKLGAVSSTMHGIMKFDTPKGEAMILATPPKELQCYTVMKPTEITKGSKRPRGSPIKGKEVINERYPDQPVTVGCDLPDHMRRALVDLLKHYKHVFAWTPTDMVGVERKVIKHKLMIKPGVKEVKQKKRVQGETVIGRLMQK from the coding sequence ATGACGTCGCTAAAGCTTAACGAGAAGTTCTGGTGCACATACTTCCCAACGACACTCGAGGGCAACGCCGGCACGTGGTTCAAAATGTTACAGCCGGGCAGAATTTCAAACTTTGCCCAACTTAAGTACCTTTTCCTCACTAACTTCATGCAGTTACGCAAATACAGGGGGGACTCTCATTCCATTATAGGCTGTAAACAAAGAGAGGGGGAAACTGTGCGAGAATACTTTACAAGATTCACGAACGCCACGCTGGATGTACCAGGGCATGACGAAGGCCTTATAGTCGAAGCCTTCACATGGGGACTCCTGCCAGGCCCTTTGTCACAAAAACTCATGGGAAAGAAGCCCTTGACACGAGCTGAGTTGAAAGAAAGGGTAGAGCGATATCTACGACAGGAGGATGGTGAAGCAGCTAAGCAAGCCTACTTGAATGCCATGACGACCAAGCATCACCACCCGAGTCACACGGACTTCCGAGGGGGAGGAAGACACTATGGCCAGGCAAAAAGACCACCGATGCGTTTTCGACCATTTGTTAAAGACAACAGACAGGGTCGTCGCCCAGAAGTGTATGCGGTGTCTGAGAAACAACAACCGGCCAAGTCACCCAAGAGTCGGTACTGTGAATACCACAAAAGTAAGACGCATGATACGGTTAACTGTTCGGTACTAAAGAAGGATATGGAGGAGAAACAACTCAAAGGAGATCTGGTGGAGGTGGCGCGAGGCCTGCGCGCCAAGTTTGATGTTGAGAATGCCAAGGGCCCACCCCGTGAAGGGGTTCAGTCTAGGGAGATGTTCATGATACGCAACAAAAGAAGTAGGGAGGAACAACGGGGAGAGCAAACGACCATTAAACCTTCAGCACGCGCACTCACGTTCTCCATTCAGGATCCCCGGCCGGATGGTTGGAAAGGTGACAACCCGTTGATAATACAAACATCTATCAGAGACGTGACTATCCATAGGGTCTATGTCGACACCGAAAGTTCAACAGACATCATCTATGAGCATTGTTTCCGGCTCCTCCCAGATCGCTGGAAAGACAACTTGCGACCTACGACTGGTAGGCTGGTGGGATTCACCGGCCATAGCCTGTGGCCACTAGGCACAATCCATCTCCCCCTGACAATCACTAGCCATGACAATCAGCGAAAGAAAACTGCCCTGATAGACTTTGTGGTCATCCGACATTCAACAAAACACGATATCATTCTAGGAAGGACAACACTCTTGAAGCTAGGGGCGGTATCATCAACCATGCATGGGATCATGAAATTCGACACACCGAAAGGCGAGGCCATGATACTGGCCACTCCACCCAAAGAATTGCAATGCTATACAGTCATGAAGCCAACAGAAATAACCAAAGGGTCCAAAAGACCCAGGGGCAGTCCCATAAAGGGGAAGGAGGTAATCAATGAAAGATATCCTGATCAGCCGGTTACCGTTGGATGTGACCTCCCAGATCACATGAGAAGAGCGCTAGTCGACTTGCTCAAACACTACAAACATGTGTTTGCATGGACTCCTACTGACATGGTGGGAGTAGAAAGGAAGGTCATTAAACATAAACTGATGATCAAGCCAGGAGTAAAAGAAGTTAAGCAGAAGAAAAGGGTCCAGGGGGAGACCGTAATAGGGCGATTAATGCAGAAGTGA